A region from the Aegilops tauschii subsp. strangulata cultivar AL8/78 chromosome 5, Aet v6.0, whole genome shotgun sequence genome encodes:
- the LOC141022391 gene encoding gibberellin-regulated protein 12-like, with protein sequence MALAGRLLVLLAVALLAVSIAEHKVFASGAAEHEDNVYRVSKGGQGSLQQYQCKPACEYRCSDTKYRKPCLFFCNKCCDTCLCVPSGFYGHKDECACYNDWKTKEGRPKCP encoded by the exons ATGGCCCTGGCTGGAAGgctgctcgtcctcctcgccgTCGCGCTTCTCGCCGTCTCCATCGCGGAGCACAAG GTGTTTGCCTCAGGAGCCGCAGAGCACGAGGATAATGTGTACCGAGTGAGCAAG GGAGGACAGGGCAGCCTCCAGCAATACC AGTGCAAGCCGGCGTGCGAGTACCGGTGCAGCGACACCAAGTACAGGAAGCCGTGCCTCTTCTTCTGCAACAAGTGCTGCGACACCTGCCTGTGCGTGCCGTCGGGCTTCTACGGCCACAAGGACGAGTGCGCCTGCTACAACGACTGGAAGACCAAGGAGGGGCGCCCCAAGTGCCCCTAG